In Halapricum desulfuricans, a single window of DNA contains:
- the sod gene encoding superoxide dismutase, with the protein MSEHSEPDLPPLPYDYDALEPHISEQVLTWHHDTHHQGYVNGLESAEKTLAENREAGEFGTSAGAIRNVTHNGSGHYLHTLFWENMDPNGGGEPDGALRERIEEDFGSYEGWKGEFEAAAGAAGGWALLVYDPVAKQLRNLVVDKHDQGALWGSHPILALDVWEHSYYYDYGPDRGSFIDAFFEVVDWDNVAEQYEKVVSRIE; encoded by the coding sequence ATGAGCGAACATTCAGAGCCCGACCTGCCCCCGCTTCCGTACGACTACGACGCGCTGGAGCCGCACATCTCCGAGCAGGTGCTGACCTGGCACCACGACACCCATCATCAGGGATACGTCAACGGCCTCGAAAGCGCCGAGAAGACGCTCGCGGAGAACCGCGAAGCCGGCGAGTTCGGCACGTCGGCGGGTGCGATCCGCAACGTCACCCACAACGGTAGCGGTCACTACCTGCACACGCTGTTCTGGGAGAACATGGATCCCAACGGCGGTGGCGAGCCCGACGGTGCGTTGCGCGAGCGCATCGAGGAGGACTTCGGCTCCTACGAGGGCTGGAAAGGCGAGTTCGAAGCCGCTGCGGGCGCGGCCGGTGGCTGGGCGCTGCTGGTGTACGACCCCGTCGCCAAGCAACTGCGTAACCTCGTCGTCGACAAGCACGACCAGGGCGCGCTGTGGGGTTCCCACCCGATCCTGGCGCTTGACGTCTGGGAACACTCTTACTACTACGATTACGGCCCGGACCGCGGCAGCTTCATCGACGCCTTCTTCGAGGTCGTCGACTGGGACAACGTCGCCGAACAGTACGAGAAAGTCGTCAGCCGAATCGAGTAA
- a CDS encoding MBL fold metallo-hydrolase — protein MDVTFLGTGSAMPADNRFQTGLLLEAGSDRLLVDCGSGVLHALQRTEAGYEDVDTVLLTHHHLDHVSDLLALLKARWLAGEDSLAVAGPPGTSALVDGLLDVYEYLDGRIELAVRDLTGEPFSLAGFDGRTLETRHSMQCFAYRLTHPESDATFVFSGDSAASRDLLAFADGADVLVHDCSFPDSVETDTHATPTKLGRALRDAGAEFGRVYLTHLYPHTDGNHEAMLETIGEYYDGEVQFAAEGTTVSLD, from the coding sequence ATGGACGTGACATTTCTCGGGACGGGGAGCGCGATGCCGGCCGACAATCGGTTCCAGACGGGACTGCTACTGGAGGCGGGGTCCGATCGGCTATTGGTCGACTGTGGTAGCGGCGTCCTGCACGCGCTCCAGCGGACCGAAGCGGGGTACGAGGACGTCGATACGGTGCTGTTGACCCACCACCACCTCGATCACGTCTCCGACCTGCTGGCCCTGCTGAAGGCTCGATGGCTCGCCGGGGAGGACTCGCTCGCCGTCGCCGGTCCGCCCGGCACGTCGGCACTCGTGGACGGACTGCTCGATGTCTACGAGTATCTCGACGGGCGAATCGAGCTTGCGGTCCGGGACTTGACGGGCGAGCCGTTCTCGCTTGCCGGGTTCGACGGTCGCACGCTCGAGACCCGCCACTCGATGCAGTGTTTCGCGTACCGGCTCACCCATCCCGAAAGCGACGCCACGTTCGTCTTCAGCGGCGACAGCGCGGCCTCGCGCGACCTGCTCGCGTTCGCCGACGGAGCCGACGTGCTCGTCCACGACTGCTCGTTTCCCGACAGCGTCGAGACGGACACTCACGCAACGCCGACGAAACTGGGGCGCGCACTGCGAGACGCCGGGGCCGAATTCGGACGCGTCTACCTGACGCATCTCTACCCGCACACGGACGGCAACCACGAAGCGATGCTCGAGACGATCGGCGAGTACTACGACGGCGAGGTTCAGTTCGCCGCCGAGGGAACGACAGTCAGCCTCGACTAG
- a CDS encoding tyrosine-type recombinase/integrase, translated as MTVKQDVPDLEIAEAVDLFIRRKRPDWNGGTERTYRRNLELFVEYTAERELETLDDLSRWDVGAYTDWLLEQDYAKATVASRQKSARTWLKYLASQGLVEHGLHTAIETLRLDDEEETSDQQLAPEDARTLLAFYRESAEYRGTRRHAILEVLWHVGCRMSGLRALDLGDYDAENGDLLFRNRPETDTRLKRGRTHERNVTLSEEPQAVLDLYVARERIDVRDEHGREPLFTSQTGRPTIGTIRSWMYEATQPCMARECPHGKRRPNCAFVPRDQASQCPSTRSPHPIRRGSITWQRNLGFSAETVAERAAATPSVIRRYYDDPDYDDELERRRSETAEIDIRNHLHPTDLEDSA; from the coding sequence ATGACCGTCAAGCAAGACGTCCCGGATCTCGAGATCGCCGAGGCCGTCGATCTGTTCATCCGCCGGAAACGGCCAGACTGGAACGGAGGTACCGAGCGAACCTATCGCCGGAATCTGGAACTGTTCGTCGAGTACACCGCCGAGCGCGAGCTTGAGACGCTTGATGACCTTTCGCGTTGGGACGTCGGGGCATACACTGACTGGTTGCTCGAGCAGGACTACGCGAAAGCGACAGTCGCGAGCCGACAGAAGAGTGCCCGGACCTGGCTGAAGTACCTCGCGTCTCAGGGTCTCGTCGAGCATGGCCTGCATACGGCAATCGAGACGCTTCGACTCGACGACGAGGAAGAGACGTCGGACCAGCAACTCGCGCCTGAGGACGCGCGCACGCTGTTGGCGTTCTACCGAGAGAGCGCTGAATACCGGGGAACCCGCCGACACGCGATCCTCGAAGTCCTGTGGCACGTCGGCTGTCGAATGTCCGGCCTGCGGGCTCTGGATCTCGGCGACTACGACGCCGAAAACGGCGACTTGCTGTTCCGGAACCGGCCTGAAACCGACACTCGTCTGAAACGTGGCCGTACACACGAGCGGAACGTCACGCTGTCCGAGGAACCGCAGGCCGTGCTGGATCTGTACGTTGCTCGCGAGCGGATCGACGTCCGCGACGAGCACGGGCGCGAGCCGCTGTTCACGTCCCAGACCGGTCGCCCGACGATCGGAACGATCCGGTCGTGGATGTACGAGGCGACCCAGCCCTGTATGGCCCGGGAGTGTCCGCACGGGAAGCGCCGGCCGAACTGTGCGTTCGTCCCGCGCGACCAGGCCAGCCAGTGCCCGTCGACGCGATCTCCCCATCCGATCCGCCGGGGATCGATCACGTGGCAGCGGAACCTCGGCTTTTCGGCCGAGACGGTCGCCGAGCGGGCCGCTGCGACGCCGTCGGTGATCCGGCGGTACTACGACGATCCTGATTACGACGACGAGCTCGAGCGGCGACGGTCCGAAACAGCCGAGATCGACATTCGTAACCACCTGCACCCGACCGATTTGGAGGATTCAGCATGA
- a CDS encoding twin-arginine translocation signal domain-containing protein, whose product MATNQNPTLSRRTLLKTGAGAVAGGTLATGLGTDRSLVGESEALLPALAVVGGAAATGWALREYEVIGSDDPPEGLTPETLKQQVYSTAKKRKSVNQSTFVDNQNILNYMPEAAFSEAKTAALEALNDQKTKDQVQAAGEQAANKHFVTVEKNLLKSWNESVNEFANARSTLVSHPDVGYKDLFTDAYHAFSSAYLDDVRDYYIIETGSPQSVTLPDGSSIDVQRMRFEFKAHSSDYPAKAERFYSPVGDEFNKLQAEYNQPGRGSDPYVPVAGIGGDSFHYLEHAKWNGLWTKLKDAESQILSDLSLWVDNVYDKVQAGEIDTSQLISGVDLANMTDDSVPQAVTDLASLNIPADLDNQATIELDDGTIMAGFLGFTDSTATSGLAPGDSLDPSAVSGDVYMAHDLAEWSTPWTDWDSNKGIDGGLLHLTADPTVVDGQPVDDPSVLIYTVKTTAGETAAFRASDVNKTTNDSGTTVWEIDLSSKLEVKITEVESITITLDTESRYATQRIQQPFTVTETQNGEPVEPGQSRTPQKDDNYITQEEWDQLFEQQKELIDKYEEAKAGGGGFSWPSGPSLPENIWLYAGGFVAGLGILNAITS is encoded by the coding sequence ATGGCAACTAACCAGAACCCGACTCTCTCCCGCCGGACCCTGCTCAAGACCGGCGCGGGCGCGGTCGCTGGCGGGACGCTGGCGACCGGTCTCGGTACGGATCGGTCGCTCGTCGGAGAGTCTGAGGCACTCCTGCCCGCGCTCGCTGTCGTTGGCGGCGCGGCGGCGACCGGGTGGGCGCTCCGCGAGTATGAGGTGATCGGCTCCGACGACCCGCCGGAAGGACTGACGCCCGAGACGCTGAAACAGCAGGTCTACTCCACGGCCAAAAAGCGCAAGTCGGTCAATCAGTCCACCTTTGTGGACAACCAGAACATCCTCAACTACATGCCGGAAGCGGCCTTTAGCGAGGCGAAAACCGCCGCGTTAGAGGCGCTGAACGACCAGAAAACCAAAGATCAGGTACAGGCCGCTGGCGAACAAGCCGCAAACAAACATTTCGTCACGGTTGAAAAGAACCTCCTCAAGTCGTGGAATGAGTCTGTAAATGAATTCGCCAATGCGAGATCAACTTTGGTATCACATCCCGATGTTGGCTATAAAGATCTATTTACCGATGCTTACCACGCCTTCTCAAGTGCATATCTAGACGATGTTAGGGACTATTACATTATTGAAACTGGTTCTCCTCAATCTGTAACTTTGCCTGATGGGTCTTCTATAGATGTGCAACGTATGAGATTTGAATTTAAAGCGCATAGTTCTGACTATCCCGCTAAAGCCGAACGTTTCTATTCTCCTGTTGGCGATGAGTTCAATAAACTTCAGGCCGAATATAATCAACCGGGTCGCGGTTCTGATCCGTATGTGCCTGTCGCTGGTATTGGTGGAGATTCTTTCCATTATCTTGAGCATGCTAAATGGAATGGTCTTTGGACAAAACTCAAAGATGCAGAAAGTCAAATCTTATCTGACCTCTCGCTTTGGGTTGATAACGTCTACGATAAGGTCCAGGCCGGCGAGATTGACACGTCGCAACTGATCAGCGGCGTCGATCTCGCTAACATGACCGACGATTCGGTGCCGCAAGCGGTCACTGACCTCGCGTCTCTCAACATCCCCGCTGACCTCGACAACCAAGCGACGATCGAGCTTGACGACGGGACGATCATGGCCGGGTTCCTCGGATTTACCGATTCAACGGCGACGAGCGGCCTCGCGCCCGGCGACTCGCTCGATCCCTCCGCTGTCTCCGGCGATGTGTACATGGCCCACGACCTCGCAGAGTGGTCGACGCCGTGGACGGACTGGGACAGTAACAAAGGGATCGACGGCGGCCTACTCCATCTGACCGCTGATCCGACAGTCGTGGACGGCCAGCCGGTAGACGATCCCTCTGTCTTGATCTACACCGTCAAAACGACCGCCGGCGAGACGGCGGCGTTCCGGGCGTCCGACGTAAACAAGACTACCAACGACAGCGGCACAACGGTTTGGGAGATCGACCTATCGAGCAAGCTCGAAGTCAAGATTACCGAAGTCGAGTCGATCACGATCACGCTCGATACTGAGTCGCGCTACGCGACTCAACGCATCCAGCAACCGTTTACGGTCACTGAGACGCAAAACGGCGAGCCCGTCGAACCCGGTCAGTCCCGGACGCCACAGAAAGACGACAACTACATCACTCAAGAGGAGTGGGATCAACTGTTCGAACAGCAGAAAGAACTGATCGACAAATACGAGGAAGCGAAAGCCGGCGGCGGTGGCTTTTCGTGGCCATCCGGCCCGAGTCTGCCAGAGAACATCTGGCTGTACGCGGGCGGGTTCGTCGCTGGTCTCGGTATCCTTAACGCGATCACGTCCTAA
- a CDS encoding DUF7692 domain-containing protein produces MRIRFDKARYREDAIEKAADFYDCNKSDAAAQACEDVVEIVRAAETVLEREDLTLQQRREIAEEFSTRVTEFDVELTVERE; encoded by the coding sequence TTGCGGATACGGTTCGACAAAGCCCGGTATCGAGAAGACGCGATCGAGAAGGCTGCCGATTTCTACGACTGTAACAAGAGCGACGCCGCAGCCCAGGCGTGTGAAGACGTCGTCGAGATCGTGCGCGCAGCCGAGACCGTCCTTGAGCGTGAGGACCTGACGTTGCAGCAGCGCCGGGAGATCGCCGAGGAGTTCTCGACGCGCGTGACCGAGTTCGACGTTGAGCTCACCGTCGAGCGCGAATGA
- a CDS encoding MarR family transcriptional regulator, which produces MTQADDRLLETLEDSDLTLSPRILAENTDYSRHYVARRLSDLVEADLVEKVDDGLYRIADKGRAYLAGDLDADELEE; this is translated from the coding sequence ATGACTCAAGCAGATGACCGTCTACTTGAAACCCTCGAAGATAGCGATCTAACGCTTTCTCCGCGGATATTAGCAGAGAACACAGATTACTCCCGCCACTATGTGGCTCGTCGACTTTCGGATCTGGTAGAAGCGGACTTAGTTGAGAAAGTCGACGACGGCCTGTACCGGATCGCCGACAAGGGACGCGCGTATCTCGCGGGCGATCTCGATGCTGACGAGCTCGAAGAGTAA
- a CDS encoding HypC/HybG/HupF family hydrogenase formation chaperone translates to MCLGIPGQITEIDGAEATAEFWDVEKTVRIDIVDEDVEVGDYILNHAGFAIRKIPDEEVEETIEIYESFLEGDEDEALEEIGGEPDEQLGIGGD, encoded by the coding sequence ATGTGTCTAGGCATACCGGGTCAGATCACGGAGATCGACGGCGCAGAAGCCACCGCGGAGTTCTGGGACGTCGAGAAGACAGTGCGGATAGACATCGTCGACGAGGACGTCGAGGTCGGCGATTACATCCTCAACCACGCGGGGTTCGCGATCCGGAAGATCCCCGACGAAGAGGTGGAGGAGACCATCGAGATCTACGAGTCGTTCCTCGAGGGCGACGAGGACGAAGCGCTCGAAGAGATCGGCGGCGAACCCGACGAGCAGCTCGGCATCGGGGGTGATTAG
- a CDS encoding GAF domain-containing sensor histidine kinase, whose amino-acid sequence MSFEEQPEFARQVADLNNYGQALNSCETVEEVVSLTIEAVSLLFDFESTTFVEVREGEPAIKESTHPGYSAGDEPGAIARAAVESGETTIETGQVASVRDGSEVGAALAVPAAIVEDVVVVLVVRTTSDENVGDRYATPLEMLASHAATAISNIRSRQQLERARTDLAKRKEMIELYDRLLRHDLGNDLQVITGFADILAEELDGEHEQYAEKIDRAARSSNDLIQRVGDLVSTLEAEAEPQPRDLDAVLESVVETVRSQYESLTVEFDPTAFEYRIYGGDLLDSVFQNVLSNAAVHNESAVTVSMSVEATPSNVTVVVADDGSGIPEEVRDDLFKMGEKGPDSSGTGLGLGFVRALTESYGGSVDVADSESGGAEFRLSLQRV is encoded by the coding sequence ATGTCATTCGAAGAACAGCCGGAATTCGCCCGGCAGGTCGCCGACCTGAACAACTACGGGCAGGCACTCAACAGTTGTGAAACGGTCGAAGAGGTCGTCTCGCTGACCATCGAGGCAGTCTCGTTGCTGTTTGACTTCGAGTCGACGACGTTCGTCGAAGTCCGGGAGGGCGAACCCGCGATCAAAGAGAGCACACATCCGGGCTACAGTGCTGGGGATGAACCGGGCGCAATCGCGCGAGCGGCCGTCGAGTCCGGCGAGACGACGATCGAAACCGGCCAGGTGGCCAGTGTCCGCGACGGTTCGGAAGTCGGAGCGGCGCTGGCCGTGCCGGCTGCGATCGTCGAGGACGTGGTGGTCGTGCTCGTCGTCAGGACGACCAGTGACGAAAACGTCGGCGACCGCTACGCCACGCCGCTGGAGATGCTCGCGTCACATGCCGCGACCGCGATCAGCAACATCCGGTCGCGCCAGCAACTCGAACGGGCGCGCACCGACCTCGCCAAGCGCAAGGAAATGATCGAGCTTTATGACCGGTTGTTGCGTCACGACCTCGGCAACGACCTGCAAGTCATCACTGGATTCGCTGATATACTCGCCGAGGAACTCGACGGGGAACACGAGCAATATGCGGAGAAAATCGACCGTGCAGCCCGGAGTTCCAACGACCTCATCCAGCGTGTCGGGGACCTCGTTTCCACGCTCGAAGCCGAAGCGGAACCCCAGCCTCGCGACCTCGATGCCGTGCTTGAAAGCGTCGTCGAAACTGTCCGGTCACAATACGAATCGCTGACCGTCGAGTTCGACCCGACAGCGTTCGAATATCGGATCTACGGCGGCGACCTGCTGGATTCGGTCTTCCAGAACGTGCTGTCGAACGCGGCTGTCCACAACGAGAGCGCGGTCACGGTTTCGATGTCCGTCGAAGCGACGCCGTCGAACGTGACCGTGGTGGTCGCAGACGACGGCAGTGGCATCCCCGAAGAAGTTCGTGACGACCTGTTCAAGATGGGCGAGAAGGGGCCCGACAGCAGTGGGACGGGACTCGGGCTGGGATTCGTCCGCGCGCTGACTGAATCGTACGGCGGGTCGGTCGACGTGGCCGACAGCGAAAGCGGCGGTGCGGAGTTCAGACTCTCGTTACAGCGCGTCTAG
- a CDS encoding type IV pilin — translation MKLKELFTDDDAVSPVIGVILMVAITVILAAVIASFVLGLGDTTTTTPTATLDFEDNGTAVTIYHESGDTLENDSLSIKSGDLTNKTLSDNAPFTSGAMIGVVNHTAADLDSGDEIRVVWESDGGDSSSTVGTYEIP, via the coding sequence ATGAAACTGAAAGAACTCTTCACCGACGACGACGCGGTGAGTCCGGTGATCGGCGTGATCCTCATGGTTGCGATCACGGTGATCCTCGCGGCGGTCATCGCGTCGTTCGTGCTCGGACTGGGAGATACGACTACAACGACACCGACGGCGACGCTCGACTTCGAAGACAATGGAACTGCCGTCACAATCTACCACGAGAGTGGGGATACGCTTGAAAACGATTCTCTGAGCATCAAATCGGGCGACCTCACAAATAAAACACTTTCGGACAATGCACCGTTCACGTCAGGTGCTATGATCGGTGTTGTAAACCACACTGCTGCTGACCTCGACTCGGGCGACGAGATTCGCGTCGTCTGGGAGTCTGACGGTGGAGACTCCTCAAGCACAGTCGGCACCTACGAGATCCCGTAA
- a CDS encoding DEAD/DEAH box helicase family protein, with product MSNSNEQEAYAAANLRERLKKVDLSDTSEAYPHAGLVHDERRLQVLNLLALATDGDIQDSEAYQDLVQPSGTETVNQAVDEGNVSQMQFTVGLVDHSKDGDEAKMRVARTLALEGSIALVNGPPGAGKTALALDAARIWKALTNGIVVSNIHEWDGTDVAVTTSDELLDAMQDHRGQVLGLIDEGSQTLTTKGQDTEGTNKFAKDLKMVRKKQDGDRYAKQGSVMIVGHERSDTGAPIRRLATLVAEKPSRRDPGRMVIYESEGGRDRLDKAAEYQGVTDTPEDYDEHEASQFEVTLEDSEDDDSDDQDTTRDMAIATAIRAVKPWTDDAGVSYREAGDIAGYSAGWVSDRVSEWREGQHRDLVNDPTA from the coding sequence ATGAGCAATAGCAACGAACAGGAAGCGTATGCGGCGGCGAACCTCCGAGAACGACTCAAGAAAGTCGATCTCTCGGATACCTCGGAAGCCTACCCGCACGCGGGACTCGTCCATGACGAACGGCGGCTCCAAGTCCTGAATCTGCTGGCGCTCGCGACTGACGGCGACATTCAAGACTCGGAGGCGTATCAAGATCTCGTCCAGCCGTCCGGCACGGAGACAGTCAACCAGGCGGTCGACGAGGGCAACGTTTCGCAGATGCAGTTCACGGTCGGCCTAGTCGATCACAGTAAGGACGGCGACGAGGCGAAGATGCGCGTCGCACGAACGCTCGCGCTCGAAGGGTCCATCGCGCTCGTGAACGGGCCGCCGGGCGCGGGCAAGACCGCGCTCGCGCTCGACGCCGCGCGGATCTGGAAAGCACTCACGAACGGGATCGTCGTCTCGAATATCCACGAGTGGGACGGCACCGACGTCGCCGTCACGACCAGCGATGAGCTCTTGGACGCCATGCAGGATCACCGCGGCCAGGTCTTAGGGTTGATCGACGAGGGTTCGCAGACGCTGACCACGAAAGGCCAGGACACCGAGGGAACCAACAAGTTCGCGAAGGATCTGAAAATGGTCCGGAAAAAGCAGGACGGCGACCGCTACGCCAAACAGGGCTCGGTCATGATCGTCGGCCACGAGCGGTCGGACACGGGCGCGCCGATCCGGCGACTCGCCACGCTGGTCGCAGAGAAACCGTCTCGTCGCGATCCCGGCCGCATGGTGATCTACGAAAGCGAAGGCGGTCGCGATCGACTCGACAAAGCAGCCGAGTACCAGGGCGTCACGGACACGCCCGAAGACTACGACGAACACGAGGCGTCACAGTTCGAAGTGACCCTCGAGGACAGCGAAGACGACGACAGCGACGATCAGGACACGACGCGAGACATGGCAATCGCGACGGCGATCCGGGCGGTGAAACCCTGGACGGACGATGCTGGCGTCTCCTACCGTGAAGCGGGCGATATCGCGGGCTACTCTGCTGGCTGGGTGTCCGATCGCGTCTCTGAATGGCGCGAGGGTCAACACCGCGATCTGGTAAACGACCCAACCGCGTAA
- a CDS encoding mRNA surveillance protein pelota: MRIAERQAVEGGGERITVVPESLDDLWHLSYIIDPGDQVAGDTTRRIQRNDEELRDTGGEREHLWVKLDVEDVEFAKFANRLRVSGVIADCSREDQLGLHHTINVEEHTELDVEKVWNTDQLDRLEAAAEAADNPDVAVATVEEGQAYVHTIAQYGTEERATIAGPTGKGEYARSRSELFEELTAVLSRLDVDAIVLAGPGFTKQDALDHIEENAPELAESITTVDTSAVGDRGVHEVLKRGAVEDIQQETRIAAEAELIDELTERIATDEPVAYGPDEVAEAADYGAIEHLLVLDEHLRAERSGESQWDLDADRIIETTEQKGGDVTIFSSEFDPGQQLSNLGGIAALLRYRIS; this comes from the coding sequence ATGCGAATCGCAGAGCGCCAGGCCGTCGAGGGCGGGGGCGAGCGGATCACCGTCGTCCCCGAGAGTCTCGACGATCTGTGGCACCTCTCGTATATCATCGACCCGGGCGATCAGGTCGCCGGAGACACTACCCGGCGAATCCAGCGCAACGACGAGGAACTCCGGGACACCGGCGGCGAGCGCGAACACCTCTGGGTCAAACTGGATGTCGAAGACGTTGAGTTCGCCAAGTTCGCTAACCGACTGCGCGTCTCCGGGGTCATCGCCGACTGTTCACGGGAGGACCAGCTCGGCCTTCACCACACGATCAACGTCGAGGAACACACCGAACTCGACGTCGAGAAGGTCTGGAACACCGATCAGCTCGACCGCCTCGAGGCGGCCGCGGAGGCCGCGGACAACCCCGACGTCGCAGTCGCCACCGTCGAGGAGGGGCAAGCGTACGTCCACACGATCGCCCAGTATGGAACCGAAGAGCGCGCAACCATTGCCGGTCCGACCGGAAAAGGCGAGTACGCCCGCTCGCGCTCGGAACTGTTCGAGGAGCTGACTGCCGTACTGAGTCGCCTCGATGTCGACGCGATCGTCCTCGCGGGCCCAGGGTTCACCAAGCAGGACGCGCTGGACCACATCGAGGAAAACGCGCCCGAACTGGCCGAGTCGATCACGACCGTCGATACCAGCGCAGTTGGGGATCGCGGCGTCCACGAGGTCCTCAAGCGCGGCGCGGTCGAAGACATTCAGCAGGAGACCCGGATCGCGGCGGAGGCCGAGCTCATCGACGAACTGACCGAGCGGATCGCGACCGACGAGCCGGTCGCCTACGGCCCGGACGAGGTCGCTGAAGCAGCCGACTACGGCGCGATCGAACACCTGCTCGTGCTCGACGAACACCTCCGGGCCGAACGATCCGGCGAGAGCCAGTGGGATCTCGACGCCGATCGGATCATCGAGACGACCGAACAGAAAGGCGGGGACGTGACGATCTTTTCCAGCGAGTTCGATCCGGGCCAGCAACTCTCGAACCTCGGCGGGATCGCCGCGCTGCTCAGATATCGGATCTCCTGA
- a CDS encoding DUF7845 domain-containing protein, which yields MSRHVKPAPHEGDVRFTFGVHPKEHVTDHGLAPYYAMDSLIKEWGDRWETEGKPAEEIQFQGETWATCFDYSKSGLDPWDNPDFELEQVREFQFYFVSKDSPTYEGVRADRDKRVKGGTITVRPRWPDLRSDGEPVSVPDYGAPYIDVQVQASNIPHETYLTLVKRVMDAYGIHSRYFDHPHPDSHIDDLAYYVRLKRSESGPLYAPDGPIARAHTLIQGDRSGYRKHVENHTKIPGYYVTATVEDEKAGELVRGHSLGKELKHYYPEEPQQYAPDEAPYHPKFEVSYQTSRTDQTVRWDDLEDARRELEETILNSLEWAGLATTAASDAFVEFDPYWDVVNTHKSRKLVKCPLPEIEDEQEHRVMQLWGDMTEADRDVTELLLTDGGKVSPQEAAEKTGNTYRTIREVTNRMEGLIRHTYGELELESKKIQQELLKRVRAAGDRFEQEIGSAAMELADVAEERARDAWSRLRREYAISSVDRDDCRKLLKVGYQPADREEARNILREIKTTYQEHVESIMAGVHVVVTLADGTRRRVRDLEQAFQKSVESQQREARHNQQAREIFDFEAWKAAGCPPADEWDTG from the coding sequence GTGAGCCGGCACGTCAAACCCGCGCCCCACGAGGGCGACGTCCGGTTCACCTTCGGCGTACATCCGAAAGAACACGTCACCGATCACGGGCTCGCGCCCTACTACGCGATGGACAGTCTCATCAAAGAGTGGGGCGATCGCTGGGAGACCGAGGGCAAACCCGCCGAAGAGATCCAGTTCCAGGGCGAGACCTGGGCCACTTGTTTCGACTACTCGAAGAGCGGGCTCGATCCCTGGGACAACCCCGACTTCGAGCTCGAGCAGGTGCGCGAGTTCCAGTTCTATTTCGTCTCGAAGGACTCGCCGACCTACGAGGGCGTCCGCGCCGATCGCGACAAGCGCGTGAAGGGCGGGACGATCACCGTCCGCCCCCGCTGGCCCGATCTCCGCTCGGACGGCGAGCCGGTCTCGGTGCCGGACTACGGCGCGCCATACATCGACGTCCAAGTGCAGGCGTCGAACATTCCCCACGAGACGTATCTGACGCTCGTGAAGCGCGTGATGGACGCCTACGGGATTCACAGCCGGTACTTCGATCACCCACACCCAGACAGCCACATCGACGACCTGGCGTACTACGTGCGCCTGAAGCGATCCGAGAGCGGGCCGCTATACGCACCGGACGGGCCAATCGCGCGAGCGCACACGCTGATTCAGGGCGATCGCTCGGGGTATCGCAAGCACGTCGAAAACCACACGAAAATCCCCGGCTACTACGTCACCGCGACAGTCGAAGACGAGAAGGCCGGCGAACTGGTTCGCGGTCACTCTCTCGGGAAGGAACTGAAGCACTACTACCCCGAGGAACCCCAGCAGTACGCGCCGGACGAGGCGCCGTATCACCCGAAGTTCGAAGTCTCCTATCAGACCAGCCGGACCGACCAGACCGTGCGATGGGACGATCTCGAGGATGCCCGGCGCGAGCTCGAGGAGACGATCCTGAACTCCCTCGAATGGGCCGGGCTCGCGACGACCGCCGCGAGTGACGCGTTCGTCGAGTTCGATCCGTACTGGGATGTCGTCAACACCCACAAGTCTCGGAAGCTCGTGAAGTGTCCCCTGCCGGAGATCGAAGACGAGCAGGAACACCGCGTGATGCAACTCTGGGGAGACATGACCGAGGCCGACCGGGACGTCACCGAACTGCTGCTGACCGACGGCGGGAAGGTCTCTCCCCAGGAGGCCGCCGAGAAGACGGGCAACACCTACCGAACGATCCGCGAGGTGACGAACCGAATGGAGGGGTTGATCCGGCACACCTACGGCGAGTTAGAACTTGAGTCGAAGAAGATCCAGCAGGAACTGTTGAAGCGAGTGCGCGCGGCGGGCGATCGCTTCGAGCAGGAGATCGGGAGCGCCGCGATGGAGCTGGCTGACGTCGCCGAAGAACGCGCCCGTGACGCGTGGAGTCGCCTGCGACGCGAGTACGCGATTAGTTCCGTCGATCGCGATGACTGCCGGAAACTCCTGAAGGTCGGCTACCAGCCGGCCGATCGGGAGGAGGCGCGGAATATCCTGCGGGAGATCAAGACGACCTACCAGGAGCACGTCGAGTCGATCATGGCCGGCGTCCACGTCGTCGTGACGCTGGCCGACGGAACGCGTCGACGAGTTCGTGACCTCGAGCAGGCGTTCCAGAAGTCCGTCGAGAGCCAGCAGCGCGAAGCACGTCACAACCAGCAGGCGCGGGAGATCTTCGACTTCGAAGCGTGGAAGGCCGCCGGGTGTCCGCCGGCCGATGAGTGGGACACCGGGTAG